One region of Salvia miltiorrhiza cultivar Shanhuang (shh) chromosome 3, IMPLAD_Smil_shh, whole genome shotgun sequence genomic DNA includes:
- the LOC131014424 gene encoding protein LPA2 produces the protein MALIVHPTATASSSSSFTTNKPRLLLHTPSHAKFRIKFQQDSSAEETPSTPSTKKPGNPSPGSGFGASAAASTAAPAKKKQSKGKKERASIIRREPVEKPSFVTAQEAARAEELSKNESAFLLAWSGLGAIILIEGIALAASGFLPEAWDNFLVKYLYPSFTPTVFLFVAGTVIYGVSKYLQNENSEGGN, from the exons ATGGCGCTAATAGTGCACCCGACAGCAacagcatcatcatcatcatcttttaCTACCAACAAACCCCGTCTTCTCCTCCACACACCATCCCACGCCAAATTTCGCATCAAATTCCAGCAGGATTCTTCCGCTGAAGAAACCCCTTCGACCCCATCTACCAAGAAACCCGGTAATCCGTCGCCAGGTTCGGGCTTCGGCGCCTCGGCTGCAGCTTCGACAGCGGCTCCGGCCAAGAAGAAGCAGTCGAAagggaagaaggagagggcgtCCATCATCCGCAGAGAACCAGTGGAGAAGCCGAGCTTCGTAACGGCGCAGGAGGCGGCTCGGGCGGAGGAGCTGAGCAAGAATGAGAGTGCTTTCCTGCTTGCTTGGTCCGGCCTTGGGGCGATTATTCTTATTGAGGGCATTGCTCTTGCTGCTTCAG GTTTTCTACCAGAAGCATGGGATAACTTCCTTGTCAAGTACCTCTACCCATCCTTCACTCCAACGGTCTTCTTGTTTGTTGCTGGAACAGTTATCTATGGAGTTTCGAAGTATTTGCAGAACGAGAATTCGGAAGGTGGAAACTGA